A single window of Kitasatospora sp. HUAS MG31 DNA harbors:
- a CDS encoding transglycosylase family protein, translating to MSFTATGPQRRMSGAERAIVAAGVAGAGLALPLLAAPGAHAAPVSTWDRVAQCESGGNWRINTGNGYYGGLQFSPSTWRAYGGGQYAPQAHQATKDQQIAVAERVLASQGPGAWPVCSRRAGLTKGGPAAAVDTDDQSGRTDSRGSLPKTQAAKSGPKKPGANAGAETGAEAGATSDAAKGSAAFPGRAGYDTATGKYWYQEDGRWHWTGHRTVYEQFAGKGAAAEDPAKSAEGSGAVNSGRAYTVRPGDTLSDIAAVQGVGGGWRALYEANRGVVGENPDLIHPGQVLAL from the coding sequence ATGTCCTTCACCGCCACAGGTCCCCAGCGCCGGATGTCCGGAGCCGAGCGCGCGATCGTCGCCGCCGGTGTGGCCGGAGCCGGTCTCGCCCTTCCCCTGCTCGCCGCCCCGGGCGCGCACGCCGCCCCGGTGTCCACCTGGGACCGCGTCGCCCAGTGCGAGAGCGGCGGCAACTGGCGCATCAACACCGGCAACGGCTATTACGGCGGCCTGCAATTCAGTCCGAGTACCTGGCGGGCGTACGGCGGAGGCCAGTACGCACCGCAGGCCCACCAGGCGACCAAGGACCAGCAGATCGCCGTCGCCGAGCGGGTGCTCGCCTCCCAGGGCCCCGGCGCCTGGCCGGTCTGCTCCCGCCGGGCCGGGCTGACCAAGGGCGGGCCCGCCGCCGCGGTCGACACCGACGACCAGTCCGGGCGCACGGACTCCCGGGGCTCGCTGCCGAAGACCCAGGCCGCGAAGTCCGGTCCGAAGAAGCCCGGTGCCAACGCCGGCGCCGAGACCGGTGCCGAGGCCGGTGCGACGTCCGATGCGGCGAAGGGCTCCGCGGCCTTCCCCGGCAGGGCCGGCTACGACACGGCCACCGGGAAGTACTGGTACCAGGAGGACGGCCGCTGGCACTGGACCGGCCACCGCACGGTGTACGAGCAGTTCGCCGGCAAGGGCGCCGCCGCCGAGGACCCCGCGAAGAGCGCCGAGGGAAGTGGGGCCGTGAACTCCGGCCGCGCCTACACCGTGCGGCCCGGTGACACCCTGTCCGACATCGCCGCCGTCCAGGGCGTGGGCGGCGGCTGGCGCGCCCTGTACGAGGCCAACCGCGGCGTCGTCGGCGAGAACCCGGACCTGATCCACCCGGGCCAGGTGCTCGCGCTCTGA
- the eno gene encoding phosphopyruvate hydratase, which yields MPSIDVVVAREILDSRGNPTVEVEVGLDDGSTGRAAVPSGASTGAFEALELRDGDKNRYFGKGVEKAVLAVIEQIGPELVGYDATEQRLIDQAMLDLDATPDKSSLGANAILGVSLAVAHAASEASDLPLFRYLGGPNAHVLPVPMMNILNGGSHADSNVDIQEFMIAPIGAESFSEAVRWGVEVYHTLKGVLKERGLSTGLGDEGGFAPNLDSNREALDLITEAIKKAGYVPGKDVALALDVAASEFYKDGAYQFEGKALSAAELIEYYAELVAAYPLVSIEDPLDESDWDGWKAMTDKLGDKVQLVGDDLFVTNPARLAKGIETGTANALLVKVNQIGSLTETLDAVELAQRNGYRCMMSHRSGETEDVTIADLAVATNCGQIKTGAPARSERVAKYNQLLRIEEILDDAAEYAGRGAFPRFKHEG from the coding sequence GTGCCGTCCATCGATGTCGTCGTCGCCCGTGAGATCCTCGACTCCCGCGGCAACCCCACGGTCGAGGTCGAGGTGGGCCTCGACGACGGCAGCACCGGCCGTGCCGCCGTTCCGTCCGGCGCGTCCACCGGTGCCTTCGAGGCCCTGGAGCTGCGCGACGGTGACAAGAACCGCTACTTCGGCAAGGGCGTGGAGAAGGCCGTCCTCGCCGTCATCGAGCAGATCGGCCCGGAGCTGGTCGGCTACGACGCCACCGAGCAGCGCCTGATCGACCAGGCCATGCTCGACCTGGACGCCACGCCGGACAAGTCCTCGCTCGGCGCCAACGCCATCCTGGGCGTCTCCCTGGCCGTCGCGCACGCCGCCTCCGAGGCCAGCGACCTGCCGCTGTTCCGCTACCTGGGCGGCCCGAACGCGCACGTCCTGCCGGTCCCGATGATGAACATCCTCAACGGCGGCTCGCACGCGGACTCCAACGTCGACATCCAGGAGTTCATGATCGCCCCGATCGGCGCGGAGTCCTTCTCCGAGGCCGTCCGCTGGGGCGTCGAGGTCTACCACACCCTCAAGGGCGTCCTGAAGGAGCGCGGCCTGTCCACCGGCCTCGGCGACGAGGGCGGCTTCGCGCCGAACCTGGACTCCAACCGCGAGGCCCTGGACCTCATCACCGAGGCCATCAAGAAGGCCGGCTACGTGCCGGGCAAGGACGTCGCGCTCGCCCTGGACGTCGCCGCGTCCGAGTTCTACAAGGACGGCGCCTACCAGTTCGAGGGCAAGGCGCTCTCCGCCGCCGAGCTCATCGAGTACTACGCCGAGCTGGTCGCCGCGTACCCGCTGGTCTCCATCGAGGACCCGCTGGACGAGTCGGACTGGGACGGCTGGAAGGCCATGACCGACAAGCTGGGCGACAAGGTCCAGCTGGTCGGTGACGACCTGTTCGTGACCAACCCGGCCCGCCTCGCCAAGGGCATCGAGACCGGCACCGCCAACGCCCTGCTGGTGAAGGTGAACCAGATCGGCTCGCTGACCGAGACCCTGGACGCCGTCGAGCTGGCCCAGCGCAACGGCTACCGCTGCATGATGTCGCACCGCTCCGGCGAGACCGAGGACGTCACCATCGCCGACCTCGCCGTCGCCACCAACTGCGGCCAGATCAAGACCGGCGCCCCGGCCCGCTCCGAGCGCGTCGCCAAGTACAACCAGCTGCTGCGCATCGAGGAGATCCTCGACGACGCCGCCGAGTACGCGGGTCGCGGCGCCTTCCCGCGCTTCAAGCACGAGGGCTGA
- a CDS encoding FtsB family cell division protein — translation MAKWKIPGLAARPRFTSRATVLVLVLCSLVAILAYPARQFVSQRAEIAAQRAKADHVRQQVEELRRERARWQDPEFVKAKARERLHYALPGETPFVSVDPQRTAIAHAPAPAGQARAAKPWFTGFWDSVDQADAAGPPPTVAPASH, via the coding sequence ATGGCGAAGTGGAAGATCCCGGGGCTGGCGGCGCGACCGCGCTTCACCAGCCGGGCCACCGTGCTCGTGCTCGTCCTGTGCTCGCTGGTGGCGATACTCGCTTACCCCGCACGGCAGTTCGTCTCGCAGCGCGCGGAGATCGCCGCGCAGCGCGCCAAGGCCGACCACGTCCGCCAGCAGGTCGAGGAGCTCCGCCGGGAGCGGGCCCGCTGGCAGGACCCGGAGTTCGTCAAGGCGAAGGCCCGCGAGCGGCTGCACTACGCCCTGCCGGGGGAGACGCCGTTCGTCTCGGTCGACCCCCAGCGGACCGCGATCGCCCACGCCCCGGCCCCGGCCGGCCAGGCCAGGGCCGCCAAGCCCTGGTTCACCGGGTTCTGGGACTCGGTCGACCAGGCCGACGCCGCGGGCCCGCCCCCCACCGTTGCCCCCGCCTCCCACTGA
- a CDS encoding DUF501 domain-containing protein: protein MTTEHSPVPSTPADDSDVAAIAAQLGRVPRGLRGVAHRCPCGNPDVVETAPRLPDGTPFPTLYYLTCPKAASLIGTLEADGLMKEQTARLAEDPELAAAYQRAHEDYIARRDAIEVLEGFPSAGGMPDRVKCLHVLVGHSLAAGPGVNPLGDEALARLEDWWAKGPCVSPAEVEAAGERVARNRQKAEDHAAVIAAKEQKTAERAAKKLAEAQAEEESE, encoded by the coding sequence ATGACCACTGAGCACAGCCCCGTACCGAGCACCCCGGCGGACGACTCCGACGTCGCCGCCATCGCCGCCCAGCTCGGCCGCGTCCCGCGCGGCCTGCGCGGGGTGGCCCACCGCTGCCCCTGCGGCAACCCGGACGTCGTGGAGACGGCGCCCCGGCTGCCCGACGGCACGCCGTTCCCGACCCTGTACTACCTGACCTGCCCCAAGGCCGCCTCGCTGATCGGCACCCTGGAGGCGGACGGCCTCATGAAGGAGCAGACGGCCCGGCTCGCCGAGGACCCGGAGCTCGCCGCCGCCTACCAGCGGGCGCACGAGGACTACATCGCCCGCCGCGACGCCATCGAGGTGCTGGAGGGCTTCCCGAGCGCCGGCGGCATGCCGGACCGGGTGAAGTGCCTGCACGTGCTGGTCGGCCACTCGCTGGCGGCCGGCCCCGGCGTCAACCCGCTCGGCGACGAGGCCCTGGCGCGGCTGGAGGACTGGTGGGCCAAGGGCCCGTGCGTCTCCCCCGCCGAGGTCGAGGCCGCCGGGGAGCGGGTGGCCAGGAACCGGCAGAAGGCCGAGGACCACGCGGCCGTGATCGCGGCCAAGGAGCAGAAGACCGCCGAGCGCGCGGCCAAGAAGCTGGCCGAGGCGCAGGCCGAGGAGGAGTCCGAGTGA
- a CDS encoding Ppx/GppA phosphatase family protein: MTATRVAAIDCGTNSIRLLIADLDPATGAITDLDRRMIINRLGQGVDRTGRLHPDALERTFAACREYAALIAEHRVAPDRIRMAATSASRDAENAEEFTKGVRDILGVEPEVVSGEEEAHLSFVGATRELAGGSLPGPYLVFDLGGGSTEFVLGTEDVGAARSVDIGCVRLTERHFAGTELPSAEQVEAAKTDVLAALDLAAETVPLTEAATLVGLAGTVTTVAGIVLDLPEYRSELIHHSRLTVEQVREVTERLLRSTHEERAAIPVMHPGRVDVIGAGALVLLEIMERTGAAEVVVSEHDILDGIAWSIAP, translated from the coding sequence GTGACCGCCACCAGGGTCGCCGCCATCGACTGCGGCACCAACTCGATCCGCCTGCTGATCGCGGACCTCGACCCGGCCACCGGCGCGATCACCGACCTGGACCGCCGGATGATCATCAACCGGCTGGGCCAGGGCGTCGACCGCACCGGCCGGCTCCACCCGGACGCGCTGGAGCGCACCTTCGCCGCCTGCCGCGAGTACGCCGCGCTGATCGCCGAGCACCGGGTCGCCCCGGACCGGATCCGGATGGCCGCCACCAGCGCCTCCCGGGACGCCGAGAACGCCGAGGAGTTCACCAAGGGCGTCCGGGACATCCTGGGCGTCGAGCCCGAGGTGGTCTCCGGCGAGGAGGAGGCCCACCTCTCCTTCGTCGGCGCCACCAGGGAGCTGGCCGGCGGCAGCCTCCCCGGCCCGTACCTGGTCTTCGACCTGGGCGGCGGCTCCACCGAGTTCGTGCTCGGCACCGAGGACGTGGGGGCGGCCCGCTCGGTGGACATCGGCTGCGTCCGGCTCACCGAGCGGCACTTCGCCGGCACCGAGCTGCCCTCCGCCGAGCAGGTCGAGGCGGCCAAGACCGACGTCCTCGCGGCCCTCGACCTGGCCGCGGAGACCGTCCCGCTCACCGAGGCGGCCACCCTGGTCGGCCTCGCCGGCACCGTGACCACGGTGGCGGGCATCGTGCTCGACCTGCCCGAGTACCGGTCGGAGCTGATCCACCACTCCCGGCTGACGGTGGAGCAGGTCCGCGAGGTCACCGAGCGGCTGCTGCGCTCCACCCACGAGGAGCGCGCCGCCATCCCGGTGATGCACCCGGGCCGGGTGGACGTGATCGGGGCCGGCGCCCTGGTGCTGCTGGAGATCATGGAGCGGACCGGCGCCGCCGAGGTGGTCGTCAGCGAGCACGACATCCTCGACGGCATCGCCTGGAGTATCGCCCCCTGA
- a CDS encoding NAD(P)/FAD-dependent oxidoreductase has protein sequence MSTTERPRILIVGGGYVGLYAAMRILKKMRYGEATVTVVDPRPYMTYLPFLPEAAGGNVAPRNLVAPLRSALKKAEVLTGAVTGVDHAGKVATIQPAAGDAYELPFDYLVVATGSVSRTFPIPGLAEHGIGMKTVEEAISLRNHVMAQLDKAESTADEDVRRKALTFVVIGGGFAGIETVAEIEDMARDAVKIYKTVSREDMRFVVVEAANRILPEMGPDLGLWTKEKLEERNIEIYIETSMESCVDQHVVLKNGLEMDASTIVWTAGVKPNPVLSRFGLPLGPRGHVDTAATLQVQGFDYVWAAGDNAQVPDLAAGEGAWCPPNAQHAVRQAAVLGDNVLAGMRGFPQTEYKHKNLGAVAGLGLHKGVAILFGKVKLKGRLAWWFHRGYHGAMVPTMNRKIRVFTDWTLAMFLKRETVGLAEMEKPFEAFQDAAGPAPKPAVAAEPAKELAGSK, from the coding sequence ATGAGCACCACGGAGCGTCCTCGCATCCTCATTGTCGGCGGTGGTTACGTCGGCCTGTATGCCGCGATGCGCATCCTCAAGAAGATGCGCTACGGCGAAGCGACCGTCACGGTCGTCGACCCGCGGCCGTACATGACCTACCTGCCCTTCCTTCCCGAGGCGGCCGGCGGCAACGTCGCGCCCCGCAACCTCGTCGCACCGCTGCGCAGCGCCCTCAAGAAGGCGGAGGTGCTCACCGGTGCGGTCACCGGCGTGGACCACGCCGGCAAGGTCGCCACGATCCAGCCCGCGGCCGGCGACGCCTACGAGCTGCCCTTCGACTACCTGGTCGTGGCCACCGGCTCGGTCTCGCGCACCTTCCCGATCCCGGGTCTCGCCGAGCACGGTATCGGCATGAAGACGGTCGAGGAGGCGATCAGCCTCCGCAACCACGTCATGGCGCAGCTGGACAAGGCCGAGTCCACCGCGGACGAGGATGTCCGCCGCAAGGCGCTGACCTTCGTGGTCATCGGCGGTGGCTTCGCCGGCATCGAGACCGTCGCCGAGATCGAGGACATGGCGCGCGACGCCGTCAAGATCTACAAGACCGTCAGCCGCGAGGACATGCGCTTCGTGGTGGTCGAGGCGGCCAACCGCATCCTCCCCGAGATGGGCCCGGACCTCGGTCTGTGGACCAAGGAGAAGCTCGAGGAGCGGAACATCGAGATCTACATCGAGACCTCGATGGAGTCCTGCGTCGACCAGCACGTGGTGCTGAAGAACGGCCTGGAGATGGACGCCTCCACCATCGTGTGGACCGCCGGCGTCAAGCCGAACCCGGTGCTGTCCCGGTTCGGCCTCCCGCTGGGCCCGCGCGGCCACGTGGACACCGCGGCGACCCTGCAGGTCCAGGGCTTCGACTACGTCTGGGCCGCCGGCGACAACGCCCAGGTGCCGGACCTCGCCGCCGGTGAGGGCGCCTGGTGCCCGCCGAACGCGCAGCACGCGGTGCGTCAGGCCGCCGTCCTCGGTGACAACGTGCTGGCCGGCATGCGGGGCTTCCCGCAGACCGAGTACAAGCACAAGAACCTGGGTGCGGTCGCCGGCCTCGGCCTGCACAAGGGTGTCGCGATCCTCTTCGGCAAGGTCAAGCTGAAGGGCCGCCTCGCCTGGTGGTTCCACCGCGGCTACCACGGCGCCATGGTGCCGACCATGAACCGCAAGATCCGCGTGTTCACCGACTGGACCCTGGCCATGTTCCTCAAGCGCGAGACCGTCGGCCTCGCCGAGATGGAGAAGCCGTTCGAGGCGTTCCAGGACGCTGCCGGCCCGGCTCCCAAGCCGGCCGTCGCCGCCGAGCCCGCCAAGGAGCTCGCCGGAAGCAAGTAA
- a CDS encoding ABC transporter permease — protein sequence MYRTALRNVLAHKGRLLMTALAVMLGTAFVAGTMVFSDTAGQAMRNSYSKSYTDISVLVSDNTAGPYVTARDKSEKAGELDQAAVAGLAALPGAQSARGVVTGFTGVADRKGNLIGEAWSARGANFAPDAAGKDPRYPLADGRGPKAPGEIALDEATADKGGYKVGDTVRIAGNGPVMDATLTGVFTTNAPEVTSGGTLVLMETGTAQKWLLEPGRFSSVELAAKPGVAESDLKDQVAQKLGHPNQFRVETGQQLDAEQSRMIADSTTALKTTLLVFAGISLFVGIFIIANTFTMLIAQRIKELALLRAVGAARGQVTRSVLVEALVIGVTASVAGLLTGVGIGAGMQAGLAALNPSMPTGSLVIAPATIVTGLTVGILVTVVSAVLPAIRASRIPPVAAMSSGEQPATQKSLVIRNVIGSLIAGGGIALILLGAKSGKDGRELLEAGAPITLIGIFILLPLLSRPVIALVGPVMSRLFGTAGRLARLNAVRNPRRTAATAAALTIGLTLVSALTVLGASVNDAVSRAVTGSMKADYDVAMAGGAGHLSPEVAGLVAKAPGVAASSPVANVYWDLDGRTRAIQGFDAGVIDQLVKVTMDEGSTAALKQGQILVNDEVAKTLNLKVGSTMKAEYPDETKGTLTVGGVFQRTETLSPILMANAEIAKHDPEPYLSDIMVKGTDGAGSALKQSLKDATGNNPVIEVKSKQDMKDDFSRQITFVLNLMYGLLAMSVLVAVLGVINTLAMSVFERKREIGMLRAIGLDRRGIKRMVRLESVVISVFGAVIGVGLGCFVAWAANQTIAPSMKGLTTVIPYGQMMIFLALAALVGVVAAMWPARRASRLDILDSIKTD from the coding sequence ATGTACCGCACCGCACTGCGCAATGTGCTGGCCCACAAGGGCCGCCTGCTGATGACGGCGCTCGCCGTCATGCTGGGCACCGCGTTCGTCGCCGGCACGATGGTGTTCTCGGACACCGCCGGCCAGGCCATGAGGAACAGCTACTCCAAGAGCTACACCGACATCTCGGTGCTGGTCTCGGACAACACGGCCGGACCGTACGTCACCGCCCGGGACAAGAGCGAGAAGGCCGGCGAGCTCGACCAGGCCGCCGTGGCCGGGCTGGCCGCCCTCCCCGGCGCGCAGAGCGCCCGCGGCGTGGTCACCGGGTTCACCGGCGTGGCCGACCGCAAGGGCAACCTGATCGGCGAGGCGTGGAGCGCCCGCGGCGCCAACTTCGCCCCGGACGCCGCCGGCAAGGACCCGCGCTACCCGCTCGCCGATGGCCGCGGCCCGAAGGCTCCCGGGGAGATCGCGCTCGACGAGGCCACCGCCGACAAGGGCGGCTACAAGGTCGGCGACACCGTCCGGATCGCCGGCAACGGCCCGGTGATGGACGCCACGCTGACCGGTGTCTTCACCACCAACGCCCCCGAGGTCACCTCCGGCGGCACGCTCGTCCTGATGGAGACCGGCACCGCGCAGAAGTGGCTGCTGGAGCCGGGCCGGTTCAGCTCGGTCGAGCTGGCCGCCAAGCCCGGCGTTGCGGAGAGCGACCTGAAGGACCAGGTCGCGCAGAAGCTGGGGCACCCGAACCAGTTCCGGGTCGAGACCGGCCAGCAGCTCGACGCCGAGCAGTCCCGGATGATCGCGGACTCGACCACCGCGCTGAAGACCACGCTGCTGGTGTTCGCCGGCATCTCGCTGTTCGTCGGCATCTTCATCATCGCCAACACCTTCACCATGCTGATCGCCCAGCGCATCAAGGAGCTGGCGCTGCTGCGCGCGGTCGGCGCGGCCCGCGGCCAGGTCACCCGCTCGGTCCTGGTCGAGGCGCTGGTCATCGGCGTCACCGCCTCGGTGGCCGGCCTGCTGACCGGTGTCGGGATCGGCGCCGGGATGCAGGCGGGCCTGGCCGCCCTCAACCCGAGCATGCCCACCGGCTCGCTGGTGATCGCCCCGGCGACCATCGTCACCGGCCTGACCGTCGGCATCCTGGTGACCGTGGTCTCCGCGGTGCTGCCCGCCATCCGCGCCTCCCGGATCCCCCCGGTGGCCGCGATGAGCAGCGGTGAGCAGCCGGCCACCCAGAAGAGCCTGGTGATCCGCAACGTGATCGGGTCGCTGATCGCCGGCGGCGGCATCGCGCTGATCCTGCTCGGCGCCAAGTCCGGCAAGGACGGCCGGGAGCTGCTGGAGGCGGGTGCCCCGATCACCCTGATCGGCATCTTCATCCTGCTGCCGCTGCTGTCCCGTCCGGTGATCGCGCTGGTCGGCCCGGTGATGAGCCGGCTGTTCGGCACCGCCGGCCGGCTGGCCCGGCTGAACGCGGTGCGCAACCCGCGCCGTACCGCCGCCACCGCGGCCGCCCTGACCATCGGTCTGACCCTGGTGAGCGCGCTGACCGTGCTCGGCGCCTCGGTCAACGACGCGGTCAGCCGGGCCGTCACCGGCTCGATGAAGGCCGACTACGACGTGGCGATGGCCGGTGGCGCCGGCCACCTCTCCCCGGAGGTGGCCGGGCTGGTCGCGAAGGCCCCCGGAGTGGCCGCCTCCAGCCCCGTGGCCAACGTGTACTGGGACCTGGACGGCCGGACCCGGGCGATCCAGGGCTTCGACGCCGGCGTCATCGACCAGCTGGTCAAGGTGACCATGGACGAGGGCAGCACCGCCGCCCTGAAGCAGGGTCAGATCCTGGTCAACGACGAGGTCGCCAAGACCCTCAACCTCAAGGTCGGCTCGACCATGAAGGCCGAGTACCCGGACGAGACCAAGGGCACCCTGACGGTCGGCGGCGTGTTCCAGCGCACCGAGACCCTCTCGCCCATCCTGATGGCCAACGCCGAGATCGCCAAGCACGACCCGGAGCCCTACCTCAGCGACATCATGGTGAAGGGCACCGACGGCGCCGGCTCCGCCCTCAAGCAGTCCCTCAAGGACGCCACCGGCAACAACCCGGTGATCGAGGTGAAGAGCAAGCAGGACATGAAGGACGACTTCAGCCGGCAGATCACCTTCGTGCTGAACCTGATGTACGGCCTGCTGGCCATGTCGGTGCTGGTCGCCGTCCTCGGTGTGATCAACACGCTGGCGATGTCGGTGTTCGAGCGCAAGCGCGAGATCGGCATGCTGCGGGCGATCGGCCTGGACCGCCGCGGGATCAAGCGGATGGTCCGGCTGGAGTCGGTGGTGATCTCCGTCTTCGGCGCCGTCATCGGCGTGGGCCTCGGCTGCTTCGTCGCCTGGGCCGCCAACCAGACCATCGCCCCCAGCATGAAGGGACTGACCACCGTGATTCCGTACGGCCAGATGATGATCTTCCTCGCGCTCGCCGCGCTGGTCGGCGTGGTGGCCGCCATGTGGCCGGCCCGCCGGGCCTCCCGCCTGGACATCCTGGACAGCATCAAGACCGACTGA
- a CDS encoding ABC transporter ATP-binding protein — MTTTTAPAARTGLAAARATGLNKVYGEGETRVVALEDVSVAFGQGEFTAIMGPSGSGKSTLMHCMAGLDTVSSGSATIGDVELVGLKDRQLTQLRRDRIGFVFQAFNLLPTLTALENITLPMDIAGRKPDQAWLDRVVETVGLSGRLSHRPSQLSGGQQQRVACARALASRPEIIFADEPTGNLDSRSGAEILAFLRNSVRELGQTVVMVTHDPVAASYADRVVFLADGRIVDELRDPTADAVLDRMRRFDAKGRTS, encoded by the coding sequence GTGACCACGACGACCGCCCCCGCCGCCCGCACCGGCCTCGCGGCCGCCCGCGCCACCGGCCTGAACAAGGTCTACGGCGAGGGCGAGACCCGCGTCGTGGCCCTGGAGGACGTCTCCGTGGCGTTCGGCCAGGGCGAGTTCACCGCGATCATGGGCCCGTCCGGCTCCGGCAAGTCCACCCTGATGCACTGCATGGCGGGCCTGGACACGGTCTCCTCCGGCTCCGCCACCATCGGCGACGTGGAGCTGGTCGGCCTGAAGGACCGCCAGCTGACCCAGTTGCGCCGGGACCGGATCGGCTTCGTCTTCCAGGCCTTCAACCTGCTGCCGACGCTGACCGCGCTGGAGAACATCACGCTGCCGATGGACATCGCCGGCCGCAAGCCCGACCAGGCGTGGCTGGACCGCGTGGTGGAGACGGTCGGCCTCTCCGGCCGCCTCTCGCACCGCCCCTCGCAGCTGTCCGGCGGTCAGCAGCAGCGCGTCGCCTGCGCCCGTGCGCTGGCCAGCCGGCCTGAGATCATCTTCGCCGACGAGCCCACCGGCAACCTGGACTCGCGCTCCGGCGCGGAGATCCTCGCCTTCCTGCGCAACTCGGTGCGCGAGCTGGGCCAGACCGTGGTGATGGTCACCCACGACCCGGTCGCCGCCTCGTACGCCGACCGCGTCGTCTTCCTCGCCGACGGCCGGATCGTCGACGAGCTGCGCGACCCCACCGCCGACGCGGTCCTCGACCGCATGCGCCGCTTCGACGCCAAGGGCCGGACGAGCTGA
- a CDS encoding Bax inhibitor-1/YccA family protein, protein MRSSNPVFSREGTFTRDAGYAGFGTAQQQSPYGSNPYAANPHAQQPHGQQATEDPLVELYQAPSAGPLQTGRMTMDDVVARTAMTLLTLVAAGAVAWFTAPATSYGVAIGAAFAAFVVAMVISFKRSVSPALILTYAGLEGFFLGALSKAFETFLPGIAIQAVLGTAAVFAATLFAYKSGRIRVTSRYAKIGISIAIGFVLLMLVNAVAAMFGADLGLRSGPLGIVVGLVAIALGAFFLTLDFAAIEEGIRGGAPQKESWRAAFGLTLSLVWIYLEMLRLIAILRGDD, encoded by the coding sequence ATGAGAAGCAGTAACCCGGTCTTCTCGCGGGAGGGAACCTTCACCCGCGACGCGGGCTACGCGGGATTCGGTACGGCGCAGCAGCAGTCGCCGTACGGCTCCAACCCGTACGCCGCCAACCCCCACGCCCAGCAGCCGCACGGTCAGCAGGCCACCGAGGACCCGCTGGTCGAGCTGTACCAGGCCCCGTCCGCGGGCCCGCTGCAGACCGGCCGGATGACCATGGACGACGTGGTCGCCCGGACGGCGATGACCCTGCTGACCCTCGTGGCCGCGGGTGCCGTCGCCTGGTTCACCGCCCCGGCGACCAGCTACGGTGTGGCCATCGGCGCCGCCTTCGCCGCGTTCGTCGTCGCCATGGTCATCAGCTTCAAGCGGAGCGTCAGCCCCGCCCTGATCCTGACCTACGCCGGCCTGGAGGGCTTCTTCCTCGGCGCCCTCAGCAAGGCCTTCGAGACGTTCCTGCCGGGCATCGCCATCCAGGCCGTGCTGGGCACCGCCGCCGTCTTCGCGGCGACGCTGTTCGCCTACAAGAGCGGCCGGATCCGGGTCACCTCGCGGTACGCCAAGATCGGCATCTCGATCGCGATCGGCTTCGTGCTGCTCATGCTGGTCAACGCGGTCGCGGCGATGTTCGGCGCGGACCTCGGCCTGCGGTCCGGCCCGCTGGGCATCGTGGTCGGCCTGGTCGCCATCGCCCTCGGCGCGTTCTTCCTCACCCTGGACTTCGCGGCCATCGAGGAGGGCATCCGCGGGGGCGCCCCGCAGAAGGAGTCCTGGCGGGCCGCGTTCGGCCTGACGCTCTCGCTGGTCTGGATCTACCTCGAGATGCTGCGGCTGATCGCCATCCTGCGCGGCGACGACTGA